The genomic DNA AAGCATATGAATACTCGATCATATATGTTAAATGATAAAATTACTATTATATTTTTGTCACTATCAGATTCATTTGTGGGATATGGAAGATGTCCAGTCATGGCTGACCGTTGCTGGTTTTCGAGCTTTTCACGCATCGTTCCGAGCTTCTACTGTTGATGGTGAAATGTTATTGCTTCTAACAGAGAGAGAATTGAAAGAAGATTTGAGCATGGCTAATAACGTTCACAGAAAAAGGTCGGTAAAACATCGAATTTATGGATATTATACCTCAGTCATATGTGTAGCCAccaagaaacaattttttacagTTGTATACAGTGTTCCATACATCGAAGTGATTGGAAATGCTTGAATGAAAAAGGCAAAATTGGAATATTCAACTCATTTACTTGAAAGTATTTTATTATAACTGTGTTCACATATTGCAATATCAGATCAAGCTTGTTTTGTTTTAAAACCTCTTCTCTTCTTGAGTTTTCATGCCCCATACTTGGTGATTGATGAATTgatatgaataatttttcaaaataaaatttttcatgtttatttcgAGAATCTAGTCAGGAGTAACCAACCACTTAGTGACcaatgtaaatatttatttagcaatattacaaattttaatatcaaatgGGTTAGTTTGTAGGTGGCAAAATGCTTCTATTCAGATTTCACGAATGAATATTTGTTTATACGAAGAAGTAATTTAAATTGTTCTTGAGTTATGTTctacagggatggccaattcactatttcgaatacagtATAAATTACTCTTTTCGACTagaaaatattgtatatatattcgaaaaataaaataaaataatagaaacTTTTCTCagtgtatgaaggaatttgcatataataaacaaaaataactgttatctacaagCTAGCTAATTACCAGACATTTTACGTCCACAAATTGCTGTGATATTTTCGAGGAGTAATGTTATAATTTTTCGAAAGAACGAAAATACGAATTGAAAATGAATCATAATCGGACAGTTTATCACACATTTTATGTAGACTGTGATAACCTATTAATTTCTATAACACCAGATTTATCCGGGATTTGAATCGACTTCGTGCTGGAGCTGATTATCGCTCAGTCGATACGACAGGAATATGTGAATGGCTGAGACAAATCGAACCAAAGTTTGCTCAATACACATACAGATTTTTACAAGCTGGTGTCGATCGTTCGTTTCTACCCATCATGACTGACGCTCATTTACGAGATGATTGTGGAATTGATAATGGAGTACACAGAACAAGAATATTGGCATCTATACAAAGTAATCGTCTATTATTGAATTTGTGGTTTGAAGAGGTGTTTTGTATCTTCAGTTGTTGTTTGATGACACATTGACATTCACCAGATGAATAAACCGCCCTTTCTCCTTCCCTTTCCCAAGGGAATCAACATGAAATACTCACCCCACTCCTAACAAGGCTCTGGAAATTGTTCATTGTAATTTTCGTTACTTGTCATAGCATTCccagttttttatattttgtgtgaCTTGCTTGACTTGAAATAAACAATAGACTTGCCAGTGTATAAACTTATGTTGGCGAGAGGTTCGAATCGAGGATCAAATTTGGCTCAAGACTTCGATGACCTTTGACTCGCTGCTCAAAGTCTATATACTTTCACAAAACAATGCTTTGAACCCAATTTATTCAACCTATGATGCTAACTTTTTGACCGTccaatacttttattttttctttactTTGACTATCAGATTTCGACAATAACACAGTAGTAGATGAGATGGGACAAGCAATATCTACAGATCACGAcgtttttataagttacagaagaAACAATGGATCTCATCTTGCAAGGTAATTGGATAATAATAATCAACcatgtaaaaatatttgaaggtTTATATGTTAGAAAGACCGCCGAAGTTGGgaattgtatttatatttcacaaaaatgcTGTATATGATTAAGGCTATTGGCTCTAAATGTCCTGTAAAGTCTTAAAAATTCTCCGGACTATATTTTGCTCTGCGGATAACTCGAATCACGATCACTAACTATGTTAAAATCCCtgtttacatattaattttcgAAATCTTTCATTTCCGTTTCAGCCTTCTCAAAGTTCATCTCCAAGTACGAGGCTACAGGGTATTTCTAGATGTTGATAGTTTACAGGAAGGTGATTTTGCAGATCGTACCTTGAAGAGTGTGAAGTCTGTTACAGCaggatttatattaatattgactGCTGGTGCTTTGGATAAATGTGCTATCGACCATGAAGGAACCGATTGGCTGCACAAGGTAGGCTTATGGTTATCATTTTCAGGTTGAAGTGAATACAATGTATAGCTTTGCTTAAATTGAAATCAATTAGAAATTAAGGAAATATTCTCTATTtctttagaccaggggttcccaaacttatttagtcgcgggccaaaattttaAGACGAGGATACTCGCGGGCCAGTGAAGGGGAGTGACCGGAAGAGCACGACGTAACGGCTGGCGCTTGGAAGCGccttgaaaaaattttgaaaaatgggcaccaaaataggccgcaagattgattttagatacacgcAGTATCGCAGTTTgtaatgtaataaatataatagtTAGATGATAGAATACCCGGGAAATAACAAGTACGACTTTCAACAAGGACTTGCAACTGATAGCGACTAATAaggttacttgctcatctgaaATACGGCTCCGTGGGGACTTGCGTAGTGGGAAAGTCGTTGCCGACCAGAGGTTATGTTAAGTTCAGAGACTTTCTCGTACATAATTGATTGGAAAGCAGCTAATTTCGGTAGTTACGGTACTGAAAGGCCGATATCTCCGTTAATTCTTGACCGTTTTTcgcaaacttggtattgttttcttattttcacttagatctatccactggtgcagtttttttttaaatctgatgaactgtaattttttttgtaacttaCCTACAATAAGtattgattatgtttattgagaggggagggggggggggcagtTCCGAAATAGGCTAGAGGAGGAATTTACTGAAACTGAGTGTTTTAGCATTTTACTGATTGAGTGGAGTTTGTACTCAGGATTTATAGAGTGCAATGTCATAGTATATTGTCGAGCAAGAAGTGGGTCCAAAAACGTGGGTTGTCAAGAGTCTTGAGTGTCTAAAAACTttttcaagctacaaaaaattACTAATCCAAATGTATGATCAAGAAAATGCTTTTTTCCCCAACAATTATACACTTTCTTTACAAAAATCTTGataatgttgaaataaatttgccTTCATTTCCATTGAATCATGACAAAGAAAAGTTATATATTTTGTTCCTGAGTTATCTCACTGATTATTCTCATGTTCAGGAAATTGTAACTGCAATAGGAAACCGAAGAAATATAGTCCCAGTCACCACAGAAACATTCCAGTGGCCTCTACCAGAAGATCTGCCGCAAGATATTGCTCCTATTTGCTTTTATAATGGAGTAAAGTAAGTATAGATAAGATTGGTATTACAGGCtacatcagaaaaaaattgtggCTTGTATTAGATCTAACATTGGAAGTCTAAATAAAAGTTGACTTCTTTGTTTGAACTGGCTTGAACTCTAGTCATTTGGCCGCCTTGTGTTAGCCATTGTATTCCTATTATTGTGAATTTGTGATTGAGCGAATTTTGAGAGATGACTGCACATTGAGAGATTTAAGGGCAAACGAGCCCAAAAAAATTCggttttctatatatttattcGTACTTCGCTTTCAGTTATGGTTAGGTGGTTTATGTGCTctttttgtcgttaaatttgcATCAGAAAAAGGTATTCACAATGTGTTTTGGAAAAATGCTGGCAAATTTAGAACCTGGTTAGTGACAGACATTCAGCAACAATATTTGCTAGGTTCAAATTTTTCACCATTTGACTGACTATCCATGaatatggaaaataaaaattgataaactcATCTTTTTGTTCTCAGAGTTCTtccttaaaatttcaaatttttacttgtCAAACAATACATATAGTTTTGTATACTTTTATGagcatttgttttttttctatAGTTTAagtcaggggtcaccaaacttttttgaccgcgggccgggtatgactcaaattgtgttgaaacgggccggatgaatatttttgtcaatgcaatacaataaattcacaaatgttgggaatatcgcagaatatagatcgagaacatcctaggaaaaaaaattaacaagatttctatatctagacaactatcctgagtttagctgttatcaaaacgttgctgtcatgaattagaaatgttacaaaatccgcggcaaaaaatgtacgcatcacgtctgctaagtaacgttacgccgtgttgaaataccgctcataaaaacgactgcctgctgtagcttggaattctatgaaattttgacataatttagataaaataaacaactattatctggggtttgaattttttcattagcgcataaatttcccaaaattcgacgtttttaaaaattacgccccagttatacgtagtgaaaattattgatattgtctatggacaccaataaaatttatatggacgtgtgtatttcttgtccaacttgatacttaccaatttttatgaagttcgtacaatcagaacatcgttaattattacccacaatgaaccactgtcaaactatcatgcacaactccagcgtttatttgcgacgatctttcggtgGTGTCAATGACCgctgccagaataaaatcctgaaattatctcaatataccatagatgtgacgcacatcgaaagattagtgattgatatgtgttatttttccatatttagtacagttcttatcaaaaaagtaatacaatcattatgggaaaaattggctgtcgggcggtactaaaattccgatatctccgttatttcttgaccgtttattcCAAACTtagtattgttttctatttttactcagatctttccactggagcagtttttatttaaatcggataaacttcaatttttttgtaacatacctacatgaatatccgcattaaagcagtacaaaagttagtgtggcttttgaaattggagcagtacgcgagggattacagtactgttagcacaaaatgcacattcgacgtttattttagcacgaaaaacaaacagtttcgtcgaaagcaagcgccacgagtgtacaagtgtatcgcagaaaacgttacgtactggtagcattcaaagtcgcaaaaacgaagttttgtttacaaccacgactgaaaatctgtcagggtgacaaaagtgtctgagcggatgcggaaaggcctattattacgtcacttttctgcatagccatttttgcgtgttattgcggaccggataaaatgacgccgcgggccggataaaatgacgatAAAATgacggatccggcccgcgggccgtagtttggtgacccctggtttaAGTGTATTAATGAGTATCTGGATCAGATCCAATTCAGGCCAGATATTtccacttttttattttatgattgctacctttttattgttttatttaattgttttttatttgcttttctCGATCTACAGATGGATTCATGAATACCAAGATGCATGTGTTGCAAAAATTGATAGATTTCTAAAAGGACAAGATCCTCCTAGCAGTGAGTGTATTAGCTCAAAACCCATTAACTTAGAAAGCAATActgtatttaatttattaacaTCTAACTGATATTATACCTAtcatattgaaaatatgttatTATGCTATTTACCTGAAATAgtgatttttaatttattttttaatctcGATTAATTATTTACATGGTTGAGTatagatatattttttgttttaggtaAACTATCTCGCATTGCTTCGGTCCAAAGTGGTAGAAGCGGACTTGGGATGTCACAGAAGCGTAGATCTGCACATCCAAATAATACAGTACGCCCGAGTGGTAGCTCAGATAACTTGATGGACCAAGACAGGTATGATATAGGTTTACCTATTTAGCAGAGCgtccaattttttatatttcttgacATATTTTTAACAGAAATATACGGTTTTTCTTTGATGGGGCATTACTTGTTACCCTGAGTGAGGTATGTGAAACTGATGGAtggttatgtgtgagaggattgctggactcatcgTAGTCACATAAGAGCTGATCGAATTCTCAATAGTCCCGCCCTTGTACAAGGAAcagttaattatttttatatcgtGTCAGAATGAGAGGCAATGTTTCGTTACATGCTTTAGTTGACTTATTGACTTTCCCTACCCagagtaaatataaaaaatcatctTAGTCTCTATAACTATTTATCATTTTTCTGTTTTAGAATTCCTAGACCCAGACAAAGAGCTTCTCCACCGGGTCAAGCATCAAGTCTTCTTGGTGCAACAGCACCAACAACAAGAAGCAATGTGACGACAGGTGCACAATCAGAGAATGCCAGGAGCATGGATCAGGGTGACGGGGCATCTGCCCCATTCGAACAAGGATCAAAACAAATGCATGCAAACAAATATCCCAGTCCAAATAAAGTGAAATCTCCTGGTAGGttgttgtttgtttttttaaaagtgtttaCCCAACTATTGAATGTATGAGGTTACTGAGCAGGGATGTCAGAATCAAGTCAAATATCACGATCTTCGAATATTGTTTTTAGTGTTTTTCTTGAGAGATAAGCGACACCGCTGTAGCGGGTTTAATGTCCGAAGCATATAAACAGGATAGATCCCACCCACCCTAAAACAATTATAGATCATATTATTAGCTGACTGACCAATGGCTCTCAACACTTCGTGTCCCCCCCCCCttttatataaagaaaaaaaaacagttgttTTCATTGAGTTTTCATAGTTACTTTTCTTCCTGTTGAACACTTAAAAATCAGCAAACAAAAGTAAATGAATAAATGCATTACAATCGAAAATTAAACAAATCAAAAGTAGACTAAATGCCTTTGGTCATTGCCCCCTGAGAATGCTGGCCCCATATAGGGCCGACGTCCCAGTTTGAGAAATCTTCCAATAATTCCAATTCtattaacaattttttcattagtcCCAACTTTATACAACCCATCCCAAATTTgacttttaaactttttatttcaGTCAAAAAGTCATCAGAcggtaatataaaaaaattagcGAGTCCAAGTGGAGTTTCCAGTTCATCCACTTCTACAGCTTCGTCCAAAAATATCTCTGCTGGGTCAAAGGGCATTAAGAAAGATATTGTACGATTGGACGATGTAATGTCAGGAGATCGAGACCGTTCTCGTGAAAGTGACAGCGAATCAGAATATTCAAGTACGACTGGAAGTGAGGAATGGGAATTAGAAAACGAACCTAGAAGTGGAGCTGACGGAAAGAGCAAACCTGACACTCATCCTAAACCAGGTGAGAAGGTTAATGATGATTCTATGTGAAGTCGACTTATGGATTGTTTTTCTTGCTTTTCGTTGCAGTGTTTAAGAATATAAGAAACATGTTAAAAGCTATTATCTTttgtattattcaaattttttctgggCTCCATGTTatgtaatcaaaatttttttacttttaataaaaaagCGCAACCAACTGTGGGTATAGGACCAGTGCATTCATTTCTTCATTATTAGTAATTATGGGCCAGATTTTTTTCTAATATAGGTATGTATGATGATATGACCTGACATCAAtgtgatttgaaatttttttagtaGACTTTGAAACGAAAGCGTTTAACTTTTTTATACTTTTACTACccaaaaaatcttgaaaatcaGTTTGGCCCCTAATAATACTTAACTtaacaatgttttattttagtaaaatctCCTCCAGCAAATGCTCGTACTGTTGTAGCACAAGTTGAGAAAAGTCCAAATGGTAATATAGGAAAGATGGAAAAAATAGGTGCAAAAAAGTTGCAGGGAATGCAAGAAAAAAAATCACCTACGAAACAAACATCACCAGGTTGTGCGACTtcattttgaaatgtttaaattttgttaaaactCTGTAGAAAATATCTTTTGTGAAAGCTCATATTTCTTGTATTGCTAAAGCGTTGTGTAACTTGGATCACAAGGTTACTTATGAATctataaatacaaatttttcaataatttctgcAAACATGACccaattcaaaatatatgaaaaccaTATGCCATATTGAGCATTATTCGGAATATTAAATGATTCAATTTTTGCTATTCCTGTATAAAATATCCTTTTGCTCATTTGTAAATACCATTGATATATATGTGTACATATGTTCAATGTCTCATTATTGAgatttgctttttatttttctaagcTTGCCTGGATTTAACACAAGCCTGTACTTTAACATGTATGTCGTTTGAATATATGAATTGTTTCAATTAAACGAAGTTTGTAATTCtaatcgaaatattttattttttatcagaaaACAAGCCAAAACCATCATCAAAGTATAAAGCACCACCGCCACCCCCTCCTACATATGATTCTGTGACAGCAGCAACTGAATCGTCACCGGTGCATGATCCCCCTCCACCAATCGAAACACCAGAACCAAGGCCACGCCCCACTATTACACCACGCCCTAAATCAGCAGAACCACCAAATAAAGATGCACCGCTTACTGCTAGATCAGAACCTGGGAAAACGGTGTTGCCAAAAAGCAGTGTACCCAATGGAATTGATGGGAAAGCATCTCTGAAATCAGCGACTTCTGTCCCGAATGTTGCAGAGAAAAATGAACCGGTATTGAAAACAGGTGTTCCTAAACAACCATCTGCTATTCCAAGAGACGAATCGCCTAATATGGTTCAAAAACCACCGAGAATGGTTATGTCCAAAGAAACAGCACATGAACCACCTGCAAATAAAGCAAAAAGTGCTgtcgaaaacaacaaaaaaacatcgGAAATACCTTTTGTGGAGGACAGGTCTGATTCGGAATACTCTGATGATAGTAATTTAGACGAGATCGATAACAACAGCCATTCGAATGAGCGGCGAACAAATGCAGATGGAATCGATGGCACCTCATCTAGAAGTTTATCAAGAACGTCATCTTCGACTCCATCTGATCTAAGTCATTCTGCAACGGAAGTGATTGTTCCACTCAAAACGTCAAATtcgaataataacaacaataacgCTACACAGATAAATGGAATGAAAAACACCAAGCCAGAACCGAAACCTATGTCGATGAAAGATCGCAATACAAGACAAAATGCCGGATCACAAACCACCAATCATTCTAAATCCTCGAACAGCACTCGATCGACTCCTCTCAGTCGCAGTTCTCATTCTGTCGGCTCAGCTGATACACATTCACCACCTAGGTCGCCGACGAAGACAGCGCCACCCGGGACAGGCAAACCAATTGCTAGAAGGGACATTGCACCTCCGTCTGTACCATACCAACCCAAAAGATCAGCATCCGAGAGGTTGCAAGTCACAAGACCACCCTGCCCTGGATACCCCATGGGGCATTTTCACTCTATGGGACCAACACCGCAGCACCAGCATCATCACCCACCTCAGAATGTAGCGGGGTACAACATGGAACAATATAAAGCCGCAATGGCAGCCTCAATTAGAGCTCCTTACCCGGGACACCAGCATTATGCGCATGCCCCAACCCACACACATCCCAAAGCAAGACCGGGGCCTCCAGCTCATGGCTTTGATACTGCAGTTTAGAATTTGAATACAAATTAATGTTGTGATTAGCATGAAACAGACATTACCTCTTGCTTAATATATGGATGCAACGACTAAGTCATTGGCGGTACTTGAACCTTTCTTGTATGCAGGCACTTCAGAGAAATATGGAATGCAACAAGTCATTTTACGGCGTTGGAAACAAGAGTTTGAATGGGGTCAAGAGGCAGTCAACAATTGAGCTAAATTGGAAATACAATATAAGCCagtttcacaaattttattctgtaatgTTTTACCTGAGCAAAGTATGGCTTCTTTGTATGGCCAATAAATCTTATAGGCTAAAGCTGTAAAATAAAAGCATGTGAATATATTGGCGTTTGAGCAGTTATATCACTAATGCATGTTATCCACAGCCATAGACAATAGGCTATATAATAAGCGGAATGAATACACAGGTTGCtgtgtaataaaatgatttttcttaTACCCATGACCATGAGGAAATATTGATGACATGGATTGCTATTGTAGATTCAAGTCACCAAGTCGTTGCTTTGGTAACAAATCATAAATCCAGGATAATCTGTGCTCTTAttccatttttaaattttattgtattttgaaGTATCTGCTATTAAAATTGTTGatcatttgacatttttaatatctgCAGAATGACTTGTAAATTGACTCTTAACTGTATATATCAAAAGCTTTgtgaataattttttctttccaGGATTAAAAACTGTTATTATCAGTTCATACATTCATTACAGTCAAATGTATAtgattcaatataatattaattgtgaattgacAGTGATTTTTCATAGCTATATTTCTCTGGATATGTGCCTGGTTTAGATCATctctgaattttatttttgcatgcTTGTTGTGAAAGTTGCCAAATCTGGCAGTTTGACAATCATGTTGTATATTTGTTCAAGGTATATATTGTATAAAACAATTGTAATATGTAGATGATTGCATGAAATATTTGTTATGCACCTGTTGTTTTTACTTAGcattgtgattatttttatgtttctgtCTAAATCAAAGAGCATTGTCTCTACTAGATATTCTAATGTTTTCTAGGGAAGTCCAAAAAATTTGGTTGAAATGTAATATTTTGACAACGAAAACCATTCTGAGTGTTCTTTCGGATAATGAAATTATGATTTACATCCTCTTTATTATTATCAACAAGGATGGTTATAtttctgaaattaataaaatgattggaaaaataaaaaatctgatAACACTATAAACTTTTACCAATTGCGATATGTTAATacatttaattatatttgaaattaaaatagttTAGTTTTATCGAAAACTGAAATTTTAACCGGCCTAACAGAAGACATTAACTGAactgaatatatttgaaataggtTATATTCGATATAAATAAATTCTTATATTTCAGGAATAATTTacattaatttcattttaaaaatctgTCATTTCAAGCATACGATGTCAGATGTTTGGACATATAGTAGACATCATTTTACTTGGAACAGCATAAAAATCGATCAACACAATGCTCAAGTATTCCGCATTACCAAGTTAAACGCATTGATTTACGTAAAGTCTTATATTGAACGACCCAATTTCGAATAGTATTTGATATTCCGGGTCTAAAACTACTGTTTTTGCTATAGTGGTTTTCATAGTTTAGGAAGCactatttgataaaaattattttttgctgtaCAATAATATATGTATTCATTGGGCAAAAATCAATTCCAAAGCACACTTCTAGAATATGATATTGGTCATCCTCAATGcacatttctaaaaaataattCCAGTTTCTGAGTAATACATTCGCTGAGTATCTGTTGTTTATACATGTTAATGTTTGGCACAAAGGTATTTATTTCCATTAAATTACGTTGACATGTGTATGCTTTTTTACTAAGATTCTCACTATATCTCAATGTTGAACTGGTACATTTGGTTGAAATTTATACGATTTATAATTGGAGTATTTCGATGGTACATATTATTGTTGACTTGTTACAGATGAAAATGACAAGTGATATAAATTTTGAGGTACTAAATTTTATCATGAAAATGTTCTCAAGTTTCTGAACCCGAATCTTGTCTAAATTACATTCTTTTTAGTGAttttatctatatttttatttttgtagtgTTTGATGATGAAATATTACtgattttttattatcatactTTTTGGTGCTTGTTCTGGTGTTGTATTTATGACTGAGGTAAATATTTGTAACCCAGCTTTTTAttgtagtaatattttaatatggaGAATATATATAAAGCGGTACATTGTTAAATGAATacaaaattttagattttttgtaaatttttcaaaaatgtgttTTGCTTGAATACAACCAAGCTTTGGCGTAAATTCTTAGTAAGGCTATAAGTAACGTCTGAATAACATGATTAATGCATAGTTATGCATACATATTTATTCATTGTTGAATAGTCGGTCTTTCATGTAATGTTTTGTAACAAAGAGTAGTTTCGACGAAGGATCAAATGCCACCGAACAAATGTAAAATTTGTTGAAGAGCcatataacaatatatttagTTGAACAAATACTAGCCTGTAGCGCTATGATTTTATTTATCGCCCATTTAATTTTGGGCTATATTATTCTGAATATTCAAGTTTCGTTTTACATAATCGTGTATAAATCTGATcaactgaaatttttattgccaCATTTTTCTTGCACCTTTAGTATTTTACACTTGAATATAATGTGATAAAACTATTGAATGTGttttatttgaacaaatagaaaaattgagAATCACAGATATTGGAGGGAATGATATGTGGTTTATGATATGAAGTTGCTCAAGTTATATGGGGGTCAGAGGGGCAGCAGAGATAATTTTGATGGCGGGAGTTATACCAGCAAACAGATTAATCCATGTACGTCAGCAGTATGACATGAAAAGATAATATTTTGCTAATTCTGTGGATCAGCTTTGCTATAGGAAAAGAGAAAACCTCCAGAACTCCATTCTGACCATGCAACAAGATGCAGTAGAATTAACAGTATTTTCCTTCTGTGTTCGGCATTTCCATGATTTTCAATTGAGTCCAATAGAGTGCATACctcttttattaaatattaaagtCACAGTATATAGGTTTTGGTGTGATAGCAAACTAGGGAGAAAATAGGTGTCGCTCAGTCTACTGGAGTTACTCAGTTTGATGATAGTCTTATTCCTAGCTTAAGGGGAGGAAGAGAAAAGGATTTACTGTAAAACTTGTCTGGGGTAAaggaaaattaatttatatttcagtGGTTAAAACCACTGTAATACCTTTTCGCTCAATCACTTTGGCATAATACATCAGACGGCCATTGTtaaaaattgaagttttttcaAACACAGCCGCTCAAGGGGCATAGCCAGCAATATTAAATTCTTGAGAATTTAAAATGCGTTTCGACCTACGAAAAAGGGCCATGTATGATACGGAAAAATAGATTTTGTTTTACAAGCCCCCCTTGCTATGCCCCTGCAGCTGCCCCATATATATCAATGTtgattctataaaaaaaaaataaggtttTTCATTTTGGGTTACTCAACgggtacaaaaatatatttcaagaatattattataaaatagaaGGTAAAGTATTTCTTTCTGGATCAGCTAATctacaaaaaacacaaatactTGTATCAACGACATCTTCTAGTTGTGCGATAGAAAATGATTTTCCACATTT from Styela clava chromosome 12, kaStyClav1.hap1.2, whole genome shotgun sequence includes the following:
- the LOC120330298 gene encoding uncharacterized protein LOC120330298 isoform X2, coding for MSDKRSRDYDYTSSSDILNRKPSRSFSMKSQKPPDVKLRSVLSKAISHFDRTTDDNARAKYIKEIHEVVEAAWQLPVIGRDLAYEIGDTLRREKIVSFLVNSLQLEAATPTLQRECARLLSQILTTDNRHYISKNALEILTKYTKQKEDIDIIRINVSILESLFKDSEATCTRLIDMGALDTVVHACRHDDLWTARHCAAALANAAIYGGSINHRKMVVKGAPDWLFPLAFRTDDFCRYYSCLAVTVLAANPLVEKAVLKSGTLELVEPFVQSHDPYEFAQSNPSHAQGRSASFLQRMIPLLISGRPEAQALASFYFAMEASIKAKQQKTQIFSEIAAIIPLKRVIATSRSSIARILAGRCLKIIGEDVPRKLSPQIHLWDMEDVQSWLTVAGFRAFHASFRASTVDGEMLLLLTERELKEDLSMANNVHRKRFIRDLNRLRAGADYRSVDTTGICEWLRQIEPKFAQYTYRFLQAGVDRSFLPIMTDAHLRDDCGIDNGVHRTRILASIQNFDNNTVVDEMGQAISTDHDVFISYRRNNGSHLASLLKVHLQVRGYRVFLDVDSLQEGDFADRTLKSVKSVTAGFILILTAGALDKCAIDHEGTDWLHKEIVTAIGNRRNIVPVTTETFQWPLPEDLPQDIAPICFYNGVKWIHEYQDACVAKIDRFLKGQDPPSSKLSRIASVQSGRSGLGMSQKRRSAHPNNTVRPSGSSDNLMDQDRIPRPRQRASPPGQASSLLGATAPTTRSNVTTGAQSENARSMDQGDGASAPFEQGSKQMHANKYPSPNKVKSPVKKSSDGNIKKLASPSGVSSSSTSTASSKNISAGSKGIKKDIVRLDDVMSGDRDRSRESDSESEYSSTTGSEEWELENEPRSGADGKSKPDTHPKPVKSPPANARTVVAQVEKSPNGNIGKMEKIGAKKLQGMQEKKSPTKQTSPENKPKPSSKYKAPPPPPPTYDSVTAATESSPVHDPPPPIETPEPRPRPTITPRPKSAEPPNKDAPLTARSEPGKTVLPKSSVPNGIDGKASLKSATSVPNVAEKNEPVLKTGVPKQPSAIPRDESPNMVQKPPRMVMSKETAHEPPANKAKSAVENNKKTSEIPFVEDRSDSEYSDDSNLDEIDNNSHSNERRTNADGIDGTSSRSLSRTSSSTPSDLSHSATEVIVPLKTSNSNNNNNNATQINGMKNTKPEPKPMSMKDRNTRQNAGSQTTNHSKSSNSTRSTPLSRSSHSVGSADTHSPPRSPTKTAPPGTGKPIARRDIAPPSVPYQPKRSASERLQVTRPPCPGYPMGHFHSMGPTPQHQHHHPPQNVAGYNMEQYKAAMAASIRAPYPGHQHYAHAPTHTHPKARPGPPAHGFDTAV